From Watersipora subatra chromosome 8, tzWatSuba1.1, whole genome shotgun sequence, a single genomic window includes:
- the LOC137401701 gene encoding DDRGK domain-containing protein 1-like: MDLISSFIVGGAAIVCVIAVFFYVFRTKKQETETVNEGRGPQPRAVPRENVPPGARRRRPVDRLRRAREAEQARRDEDEGSEEEGDVFDYIEQPSGKIGAKKMAKLEEKVRKRAEREAMEREREEKKERDALMEEERQKEEARQKKLEAQKEEEEKKAREEKEKQEYEEYLAMKSQFAVEEEGEDAVMQTDESDLLQQFVDYIKKMKVVILEDLASHFSIKTQAVIDRIESLMADGTLTGVLDDRGKFIYVTMDELQAVAKFIKQRGRVTIQELAESSNRLVRLTPELGA, encoded by the exons ATGGATTTAATTTCTAGCTTTATTGTTGGTGGTGCAGCTATTGTGTGCGTTATTGCGGTTTTCTTTTATGTATTCAGAACAAAAAAGCaag AAACAGAGACTGTGAATGAGGGTAGGGGGCCACAACCTCGAGCTGTCCCTCGTGAGAACGTTCCTCCTGGCGCTCGGCGCAGGAGACCGG TGGATAGGCTAAGGAGAGCCAGGGAAGCTGAACAAGCTAGAAGAGACGAAGATGAAG GGTCTGAGGAAGAAGGCGATGTGTTTGACTATATCGAACAGCCAAGTGGTAAGATTGGAGCCAAGAAGATGGCTAAGCTAGAGGAGAAAGTGAGGAAACGAGCGGAACGAGAG GCAatggagagggaaagagaggagaAGAAGGAAAGAGATGCACTTATGGAAGAAGAGCGGCAAAAGGAGGAAGCAAGGCAAAAGAAGCTGGAAGCACAAAAG GAAGAGGAGGAGAAGAAGGCCAGGGAGGAGAAGGAAAAGCAAGAGTACGAGGAATATCTCGCCATGAAGTCTCAGTTTGCTGTCGAGGAGGAGGGGGAAGATGCCGTTATGCAGACAGAT GAATCTGACCTCCTCCAGCAGTTTGTGGACTACATAAAG AAAATGAAGGTTGTCATACTTGAAGATTTAGCCAGCCACTTCAGCATTAAAACTCAG GCTGTCATAGACAGAATAGAGTCTCTGATGGCTGACGGTACACTCACTGGAGTGCTCGATGACAGAGGAAAGTTTATATATGTCACGATGGACGAATTACAGGCCGTCGCAAAGTTCATAAAACAGAGGGGGCGTGTTACAATACAGGAACTCGCAGAGTCTAGTAACAGACTCGTACGTCTCACTCCAGAATTAGGTGCATAG
- the LOC137401683 gene encoding mitochondrial import inner membrane translocase subunit Tim9-like: MVDHTVQFKDFMLMYNRITDNCFSSCVFDLNQRTLNNAEESCIHNCFFKHLNSNNRLMVIFSELQAKKQEDERIARERYEAAAAATNAQSGT, translated from the exons ATGGTTGATCACACTGTCCAG tttaaagACTTCATGCTCATGTACAACAGAATCACAGACAACTGCTTCTCTTCCTGTGTGTTTGATCTGAACCAGCGTACCCTGAACAATGCAGAG GAATCATGCATCCACAATTGCTTCTTCAAGCATCTCAACTCTAACAATCGTCTTATGGTTATTTTCTCCGAACTTCAAGCCAAAAAACAGGAGGATGAAAGGATTGCTCGAGAGCGGTATGAGGCAGCCGCTGCCGCAACCAATGCACAATCCGGCACTTAG